Proteins encoded together in one Diceros bicornis minor isolate mBicDic1 chromosome 18, mDicBic1.mat.cur, whole genome shotgun sequence window:
- the ADPRM gene encoding manganese-dependent ADP-ribose/CDP-alcohol diphosphatase — protein sequence MDDQPNPGTLSESSELLFSFGVITDIQYADLEDGYNFSGSRRRYYRHSLLHLQGAIEHWNKESSPPCCVLQLGDIIDGYNAQCKASEKSLEVVMNTFQMLKVPVHHTWGNHEFYNFSRDYLTSSKLNTKFLEDQIVHHPETMPSEDYYAYHFVPFPKFRFILLDAYDLSVLGVDQSSPKYQQCLKILREHNPNTELNSPQGLSEPQFVQFNGGFSQEQLNWLNEVLTFSDTNQEKVVIVSHLPIYPEASDRVCLAWNYRDALGIIWSHQCVVCFFAGHTHDGGYSKDPFGVHHVNLEGVIETAPDSQAFGTVHVYPDKMMLKGRGRVPDRIINYEKERTFHL from the exons ATGGATGATCAGCCCAATCCTGGAACCCTAAGTGAGAGTTCAgaacttctcttctcctttggaGTTATCACAGATATTCAATATGCTGACTTAGAAGATGGCTATAATTTCAGTGGAAGCAGACGGAGGTACTACAGACACAGTCTTCTTCACCTACAGGGTGCTATTGAACACTGGAATAAAGAAAGCAGCCCACCCTGTTGTGTACTTCAGCTTGGAGATATCATCGATGGATATAATGCGCAATGTAAAGCATCAGAAAAGTCTCTAGAAGTTGTTATGAACACATTCCAAATGCTTAAAGTCCCAGTTCATCATACATGGGGAAATCATGAATTCTATAACTTCAGCAGAGACTATTTAACAAGCTCTAAACTTAACACCAAGTTTCTAGAAGACCAAATTGTACATCATCCTGAGACTATGCCTTCAGAGGATTACTATGCTTACCATTTTGTGCCATTCCCTAAATTCCGGTTCATTTTACTCGATGCTTATGACTTGAGTGTCTTGGGCGTGGATCAGTCTTCTCCAAAATACCAGCAGTGTCTGAAGATACTGAGGGAGCACAATCCAAACACGGAATTGAATAGTCCTCAAG GACTTTCTGAGCCCCAGTTTGTCCAGTTTAATGGAGGATTCAGCCAAGAACAGCTGAACTGGTTGAATGAAGTTCTTACATTCTCTGACACAAACCAAGAAAAAGTGGTGATTGTGA GCCATCTTCCCATTTACCCTGAGGCCTCTGACCGTGTGTGCCTGGCCTGGAATTACAGAGATGCCCTGGGGATCATTTGGTCTCACCAGTGTGTGGTGTGTTTCTTCGCTGGTCACACTCACGATGGTGGCTACTCTAAGGATCCTTTTGGTGTGCACCACGTCAACCTGGAAGGGGTTATTGAAACAGCTCCGGACAGCCAGGCTTTTGGCACAGTTCACGTCTATCCTGACAAAATGATGTTGAAAGGGAGAGGCAGAGTTCCAGACAGAATTATAAATTACGAGAAGGAAAGAACTTTCCATTTGTAG
- the TMEM220 gene encoding transmembrane protein 220, translating into MGILTPTPGHVLGRSHWENLARLKPAASLPGAPRPPDDEARRGQEAGAGREEGRAGPVDSRPAPPRAAAEPMAPAAGRWAPALWRACNWLMAAFFALAAAVQVNDPDAEVWMVVYMIPAVLTLLVGLNPLVTGNFIWKTVSTMHIFFCISWAVGLAYYLMLHTQQNIIHEEEGRELFGLVIITAWMSLCHSSSKNPVGGRVQLAIAVVIALFPLISWIYIYVHKEMRSSWPTHCKTVI; encoded by the exons atggggatactGACACCTACACCTGGCCACGTTTTGGGGAGGAGCCACTGGGAGAACCTAGCGAGGCTCAAGccagccgcttccctgcctggcgCGCCCCGGCCACCCGATGACGAGGCCCGGCGGGGGCAggaggccggggcggggcgggaggaAGGAAGAGCCGGCCCGGTGGACTCTCGCCCCGCTCCGCCCCGCGCTGCGGCCGAGCCGATGGCGCCTGCGGCGGGGCGCTGGGCGCCGGCCCTGTGGAGGGCCTGCAACTGGCTCATGGCCGCCTTCTTCGCGCTGGCCGCCGCGGTGCAG GTAAATGATCCAGATGCAGAAGTCTGGATG GTGGTGTATATGATACCTGCGGTACTGACTCTGCTTGTTGGACTTAACCCCCTTGTCACAG GGAACTTTATTTGGAAGACTGTCTCTACAATGCACATATTCTTCTGTATCTCGTGGGCTGTCGGCTTGGCGTACTACCTCATGCTTCATACACAACAGAACATCATACATGAGGAAGAAGGCAG GGAGCTGTTTGGTCTGGTGATTATTACAGCATGGATGAGCCTATGCCACAGTTCATCaaa GAATCCAGTTGGTGGACGAGTTCAGTTGGCTATTGCCGTTGTGATTGCTCTTTTCCCACTTATCTCCTGGATCTACATATATGTACACAAGGAGATGCGATCCTCCTGGCCAACTCACTGCAAGACAGTAATTTAA